The genomic stretch CCGACACCGCCGCCCCCATGCTCCGCGCCCGATTCCTGAACGAACCCTTACGGCAAGCGGCCTTCGGTGCCGTCGCCGAACTTGCCTACCTCGCCGGGTGGAAGCACCACGACCTTGGCCAAGAGGGCGCCGCCCAGCGCTATTACCAGGTCGGCTACCAGCTCGCCTACGAAGCCGACCCGCGCGGTCACGCCGCGTGGATGATGCGGGCCCTTGCCCACCAGGCCTGAGCCTCAAGCAGCCTCACCACTGCGTCGACCTCGCCGAAGCCGCCCTCACCCGCGGCGTGGGCCACGTCGACGGCCAGACCGAGGCGCTGCTGCACATCACGCACGCCCGCGCCTACGCGGCGGTCAAACAGAAGTCCGCGGCGGTTCGCGCCCTGCTCGCCGCCGAAGACGCCCTCCTGCGTGACGACGGCCCCCAGCCGAGCTACTCCCGGGTCAGTGGCCCGGCCGCCGGCACCGTCGCCAGCCACACCGCCCGAACCCTGACCGACCTCGCCGACCACGTCGGCACGGAACAACAGCATCGCGATGCCCTGGTGCGCTGGGACCGGGAGAAGTACAAGCGTGTCCACGCCCTCACGTACGCCGACCTCGGCGACAGCCTCGCCGCTCAGGCCCGAGCCGACGAGGCCGTAGCCGCCTGGTCACAGGCCCTGACCTTGATGGAGGGCATGACCTCCGACCGCACCCGCAAGGCCATCACCTCGCTCCGTTCAACCCTCTCCGTCTACCAGCGCCGCAAAGTGCCCGGAGCCGCTGAGCTCGCCTGCCGCGCACGCGAAGCGCTGGCCTAGGCTGCCACTATCCGGCCGACGAAGGGACACCAACCGTGGCTCAGCGGATCACCGACGACCAGCCCAAGGCCCTGCCGCCCGCCCTTGAATCCATGACTCTGCTGGTCGCCGCCGTCATTGTCCACGACAGGGCCACCGACCGCGTCGTCCTTCTCCAGCGCAGTCAGAACGCCAAGTTTGCCCAGGGCATGTGGGACCTCCCCGTCGGCAAGAGCGAGCCCGGCGAGCCGATCACAAAGACGGCGGTGCGGGAGCTGCACGAAGAGACGGGCATGACCGTGAAGCCGGAGGCCCTCAGGGTCGCCCACATCATCCACGGCGCCTGGGGAGTCGAAGCTCCCAACGGCTTCCTCACCGTCGTCTTTGCTGCGCACGAGTGGGCTGGAGAACCCGAGAACCGCGAACCACGAAAACACGCTCAAGTCTGCTGGGTTGACGCGGCTTCCATCCCGGAATCGTTTGTCGATACGACTGCCAGCGCTCTCCATGCCTATTTCAGGCAAGGGCCGCAGGTGTCACTTGACGGCTGGCAGAGCTAATTGGACAGCTATTGATCCGAAACGGTAGATGTTCTGGGTCGTTGATCCCTGCGTGAGTGAACTGGTGGGGGACGCAAGGCAGTTGTCGCCGTCGGCTCAGGAGGCCCTTCGACTGCGAGCGGTGGCCGCGTTGGTGGCGGGCCGGGACCGTGAGGATGTCGCGGCGGTGTTCCGGGTCTCGCTCAAGGCGGTGGACAATTGGTGGGCGAAGTGGCTGGCCGGCGGGCGCGAGGCGCTCGTGGCTCAGCCGCGTGGACGCCGGGTCGGCGAGCATCAGGTTCTCGACGCGGTCGAGCAGCAGGCGATCCGGCAGGCGGTTCTGGATCACCGCCCCTGTGACCTGGGGCTGGCCGGGCAGCTGTGGACGCGCGCGGGAGTGGGGGGCCTGATCGCGAAGCTGTACCGGGTGCGGCTGACCGAACAGGGGGTGGGCAAGTACCTGCGCCGCTGGGGCCTGTCGTTCCAGCGCCCGGACAAGCGGGCCGTC from Streptomyces davaonensis JCM 4913 encodes the following:
- a CDS encoding NUDIX domain-containing protein; translation: MAQRITDDQPKALPPALESMTLLVAAVIVHDRATDRVVLLQRSQNAKFAQGMWDLPVGKSEPGEPITKTAVRELHEETGMTVKPEALRVAHIIHGAWGVEAPNGFLTVVFAAHEWAGEPENREPRKHAQVCWVDAASIPESFVDTTASALHAYFRQGPQVSLDGWQS